The Argonema galeatum A003/A1 genome includes a window with the following:
- the ispF gene encoding 2-C-methyl-D-erythritol 2,4-cyclodiphosphate synthase, translated as MNIRIGNGYDIHRLVAGRRLILGGVEIPHELGLLGHSDADVLTHAIMDAMLGALSLGDIGHYFPPTDEKWAGADSLVLLSQVNKLVLDKGWRVGNIDSVVVAERPKLKPHITKMRDRIASILELEPDQIGIKATTNEKLGPEGREEGIAAYAVALLVAAE; from the coding sequence ATGAACATTCGGATTGGAAATGGCTACGATATTCACCGACTGGTTGCTGGACGGCGTTTAATTTTGGGAGGGGTAGAGATTCCCCACGAATTGGGTTTGCTGGGACATAGCGATGCGGATGTGCTGACTCATGCGATTATGGATGCGATGCTGGGTGCGTTAAGTCTGGGGGATATCGGTCATTATTTTCCGCCGACGGATGAGAAATGGGCTGGTGCAGATAGTCTGGTTTTGTTGAGTCAGGTGAACAAATTGGTGTTAGATAAAGGCTGGCGGGTGGGGAATATTGACTCGGTAGTAGTGGCGGAACGTCCGAAATTGAAGCCGCATATTACCAAGATGCGCGATCGCATCGCCAGTATTCTAGAATTAGAACCTGACCAAATTGGCATCAAAGCCACCACAAACGAAAAATTAGGCCCAGAAGGAAGGGAAGAAGGAATTGCAGCTTATGCCGTAGCCTTGCTGGTAGCTGCTGAATGA
- a CDS encoding ABC transporter substrate-binding protein, with product MLSTNTFSIVTRCRWFLVLLACIQALALTSCNPTQFKTKAAQVPQLVFASPSGPQTFNITQNQSAFSVFGYIYDGLLTENYALDGKLEPALAETWEISEDKKRIVFTLKNGLKWSDGEPLTVDDVIFTYRDVYLNPKIPTDIKDSLRVGTSRAFPTVKKLDERRIEFTVPEPFVPFLRNIGGLPILPAHALQKSVQSTEANGNPKFISTWGIDTNPKEIISNGSYKMESYASSERVVFQRNPYYWRKDAEGNPQPYIERVVLQIIENTDNQLMNFRSGQLDSLDLSPEAFPLLKREEKRGRFTIYNGGPDSTTLFVSFNLNKARNSKNKPFVDPIKSSWFNTKEFRQAVAYAIDRQRMKENIFRGMGELQNSPIYFKSPYYLSPEQGLKVYDYNPNKAKQLLLGAGFKYNSQGQLLDAEGNQVRFTMLVKAEDQSRVNMAVQIKQDLRQIGIQADLQVIAFNVVIEKLQNRSWECYVGGFGGGGVEPHNGSNIWLSNGRLHQFNQGAELGDTPIQGWEISDWEKEIDRLFIEGSQEFDETKRKAIYAQFQQIVQEELPFIHLVNKLSFEAVRDRIQNLKFSALGGAFWNFYELKVNE from the coding sequence ATGCTCTCTACTAATACTTTCTCGATCGTTACTCGGTGTCGTTGGTTTTTAGTTTTACTGGCGTGTATTCAGGCTCTAGCACTCACCAGCTGCAACCCAACCCAATTTAAAACCAAAGCCGCTCAAGTACCCCAATTAGTTTTTGCCTCTCCCAGCGGGCCACAAACTTTTAACATAACGCAGAATCAGTCAGCGTTCAGCGTTTTTGGCTATATCTACGACGGATTGCTCACAGAAAATTACGCCCTAGATGGAAAGCTAGAGCCTGCACTAGCCGAGACTTGGGAAATCTCTGAAGATAAGAAAAGGATTGTCTTTACACTGAAAAACGGGTTGAAGTGGTCAGATGGTGAACCGCTCACCGTCGATGACGTGATATTTACATATCGGGACGTATATCTCAACCCAAAAATTCCCACAGACATCAAAGATAGTCTTCGAGTTGGCACCAGCCGTGCTTTCCCAACAGTGAAAAAGCTGGATGAGCGCCGAATAGAATTTACTGTGCCGGAACCCTTTGTCCCCTTTTTGAGAAACATAGGAGGACTGCCAATTTTGCCCGCCCATGCTTTACAGAAGTCCGTCCAAAGCACCGAGGCAAATGGAAATCCCAAGTTTATTTCGACTTGGGGAATCGATACCAACCCCAAAGAAATTATTAGCAACGGCTCCTACAAAATGGAAAGCTACGCCTCCAGTGAGCGAGTCGTATTCCAACGCAACCCTTACTATTGGCGAAAGGATGCAGAGGGGAATCCGCAACCTTATATTGAGCGCGTTGTTTTACAAATTATTGAAAACACCGATAATCAATTAATGAATTTTCGCTCTGGGCAGTTGGATAGTCTAGATTTGTCTCCGGAGGCGTTTCCGCTGCTGAAGCGAGAAGAAAAGCGGGGGCGTTTTACGATCTACAACGGTGGGCCGGACTCTACCACACTTTTTGTGAGTTTTAATCTCAACAAAGCTCGTAATTCCAAAAATAAGCCATTCGTAGACCCAATCAAGTCTAGCTGGTTTAATACCAAGGAATTTCGACAGGCAGTCGCCTATGCGATCGATCGCCAGCGTATGAAAGAAAACATCTTTCGGGGAATGGGTGAACTACAGAATTCCCCTATTTATTTCAAAAGTCCTTACTACCTTTCTCCCGAACAGGGGTTAAAGGTCTACGACTACAATCCCAATAAAGCTAAACAACTGCTTTTGGGAGCCGGTTTTAAATACAATTCCCAAGGACAGCTGCTGGATGCGGAAGGCAACCAAGTGCGATTTACCATGCTTGTTAAAGCAGAGGATCAAAGCCGGGTAAATATGGCAGTCCAAATCAAACAAGATCTCCGCCAGATTGGGATTCAAGCCGATCTGCAAGTTATCGCTTTCAACGTGGTGATCGAAAAACTGCAAAATCGCAGTTGGGAGTGTTATGTTGGTGGGTTTGGTGGAGGAGGGGTGGAACCTCACAATGGCTCCAATATTTGGTTAAGTAACGGACGATTACACCAATTCAACCAAGGCGCGGAACTGGGAGATACCCCTATTCAGGGTTGGGAAATTTCTGACTGGGAGAAGGAAATTGACCGCCTTTTTATTGAAGGATCTCAAGAATTCGATGAGACCAAGCGTAAGGCTATCTATGCCCAATTTCAGCAAATCGTCCAAGAAGAATTGCCATTCATTCATCTGGTGAATAAGCTCTCCTTTGAGGCGGTGCGCGATCGCATCCAAAACCTCAAATTCTCTGCCCTTGGTGGCGCATTCTGGAATTTTTACGAACTGAAAGTAAATGAGTAA
- the psbP gene encoding photosystem II reaction center PsbP, with protein sequence MLKRIAAVLLVVLSLTLTGCLGGVVGLKSYINSYDGYQFLYPNGWIPYNASNGPNVVLHDLIEQSENVSVVISPLETSKTLSDLGTPGEVGYKLSKSAIAPSGSGREAELVNAEAREGGGKIYYLLEYIVKLPAQSRHNLASVVISRGKLYTFNVSTTEKRWAKVKNQFQQIIDSFSVY encoded by the coding sequence ATGCTCAAACGAATCGCAGCGGTACTTTTAGTCGTGCTTAGCTTGACTCTGACGGGTTGCCTTGGAGGGGTTGTCGGGTTGAAAAGCTATATCAATAGCTATGATGGATACCAATTCCTCTATCCTAATGGCTGGATTCCATACAACGCCTCAAATGGCCCGAATGTGGTACTCCACGATTTGATTGAGCAAAGCGAGAACGTCAGCGTTGTGATTAGTCCACTTGAGACGAGCAAAACTCTCAGCGATCTGGGCACTCCTGGTGAGGTAGGATACAAACTGTCAAAAAGTGCGATCGCTCCTTCCGGATCTGGACGCGAAGCAGAATTGGTGAATGCCGAGGCGCGAGAAGGCGGTGGTAAAATTTACTACCTTTTGGAATATATCGTCAAATTGCCAGCCCAGTCACGGCATAATTTAGCCAGCGTTGTCATCAGTCGCGGCAAACTCTATACTTTTAACGTATCCACTACAGAAAAGCGCTGGGCAAAAGTGAAGAATCAGTTCCAGCAAATCATTGATTCGTTCTCTGTTTATTAA
- a CDS encoding DUF1517 domain-containing protein has translation MRLLKSRLLWTTATAFLLLNTVVEIPRADRQLVTNLNIQQEAYAKKSGGRSGGGSFSRPSRSNGGSSSPSRSNNNRGSSGGSYYNSTPVYGGGYRSGGIYFYSGWGWVFPSLFGLMILIIVLFIIYAIQNSTRNSAQTTNDFPTGNKELDNNIVTISKIQVGLLAQARAIQKELSELSLSIDTGTPEGLSELVQESALALLRSPENWTHVSAISKTLRTREEAQTIFNKFSIEERSKFSSETITNVEGKIRQKDINPDQNAEPGSYIVVTLLIGTEDDRPLFVNVYSSQDLKAALERIAATPPEYLTVFELLWTPQSETESLSYDELLTEYANLMKIV, from the coding sequence ATGCGGCTTCTTAAATCTCGGTTACTCTGGACTACAGCAACTGCGTTTCTTTTATTAAACACTGTTGTAGAAATTCCCAGGGCCGATCGTCAGCTGGTCACCAATCTAAATATTCAGCAAGAAGCTTACGCCAAAAAAAGTGGCGGACGCAGTGGCGGCGGTTCCTTCAGTCGCCCTTCTAGATCGAATGGCGGTTCTTCTTCGCCCTCCAGAAGTAACAATAATCGTGGTTCATCTGGCGGTAGTTATTACAATTCCACTCCTGTCTATGGTGGTGGTTACAGGTCAGGTGGAATTTATTTCTATTCGGGATGGGGATGGGTTTTCCCATCTTTATTTGGGTTAATGATCTTAATAATCGTGCTGTTCATTATCTACGCAATTCAGAACAGCACCAGAAATTCTGCTCAAACTACCAATGACTTTCCCACAGGCAACAAAGAACTAGACAATAACATTGTCACTATCAGCAAAATTCAGGTGGGACTGCTGGCGCAAGCGCGTGCAATTCAAAAAGAACTATCAGAATTAAGCCTCAGTATAGATACTGGTACGCCGGAGGGACTGTCGGAATTGGTGCAAGAATCAGCTTTGGCGTTATTGCGCTCGCCCGAAAACTGGACGCACGTATCGGCCATTTCCAAAACTCTTCGCACCAGAGAAGAAGCGCAGACAATTTTTAATAAGTTTTCCATTGAGGAACGCAGCAAATTTAGCTCCGAAACTATCACAAATGTAGAAGGCAAAATCCGGCAAAAAGACATAAATCCCGACCAGAATGCAGAACCTGGTTCATACATTGTGGTAACTTTGCTAATTGGCACGGAAGATGACCGTCCGCTGTTTGTAAATGTTTATTCATCACAAGATTTAAAGGCAGCCCTTGAGCGAATTGCTGCCACACCGCCCGAATATTTGACCGTATTTGAGTTGCTTTGGACTCCCCAGTCGGAAACAGAAAGTCTCAGCTACGACGAGTTGTTGACTGAGTACGCAAATTTGATGAAAATTGTTTGA
- the larB gene encoding nickel pincer cofactor biosynthesis protein LarB: MTQPEILRNLLQAVAAGEVSPDAALDKLKHFDFEPVGDFARIDHHRRLRTGFPEVIWGLGKTPDQIVQIIEVMRQHNPVVMATRIEPAVYAQLQEKIPDLQYFSTARICAISPPTLEPQHSGIIGILSAGTADLPVAEEAAVTAELSGFRVQRLWDVGVSGIHRLLSNRQVIDECNVLIVVAGMEGALPSVVAGLADSPTIAVPTSIGYGASFGGLAPLLTMLNSCAAGVAVVNIDNGFGAAILAGQILRTAHKLNVGKK; this comes from the coding sequence GTGACCCAACCTGAAATTTTACGTAATCTGCTGCAAGCCGTCGCTGCGGGTGAAGTCAGCCCAGACGCAGCCCTCGACAAACTAAAGCACTTTGACTTTGAGCCTGTTGGAGATTTCGCTCGTATCGATCATCACCGTCGCCTGCGTACTGGTTTCCCAGAAGTGATTTGGGGACTCGGTAAAACTCCCGATCAAATTGTACAAATTATAGAGGTGATGCGCCAGCACAATCCAGTCGTGATGGCAACCCGCATCGAACCGGCAGTTTATGCTCAACTGCAAGAAAAGATTCCCGATTTGCAATACTTTTCAACTGCACGAATTTGCGCCATTTCCCCACCCACCTTAGAACCCCAGCACTCCGGCATCATCGGCATTCTCTCAGCGGGAACAGCCGATTTACCCGTCGCAGAAGAGGCAGCTGTCACAGCAGAACTATCTGGCTTCCGGGTGCAACGCCTCTGGGATGTCGGCGTTTCCGGTATCCACCGCTTGCTGAGTAATCGCCAAGTCATTGATGAATGCAATGTGTTAATCGTCGTCGCTGGTATGGAAGGCGCTTTACCCAGTGTAGTTGCCGGTTTGGCAGATTCTCCGACGATCGCAGTTCCCACCAGTATAGGCTACGGCGCGAGTTTTGGTGGCCTCGCTCCTTTGTTGACAATGCTCAATTCTTGTGCAGCGGGAGTAGCCGTTGTCAATATTGACAATGGTTTTGGTGCGGCGATTTTAGCTGGACAAATTCTTCGGACTGCACATAAATTGAATGTTGGGAAGAAATAA
- a CDS encoding Uma2 family endonuclease has product MTEISTRIELPPPFPDYTQLPESDGTFVKNFQEHPQSIILTDSLGPVLQQLHPDGQYAIGQNGGIYWRETEPPEKGAEAPDWFYVPNVPPLVNGEIRRSYVLWREFMAPLIILEFASGDGTEERDRTSLSYSGNEVTRPGKFWVYERIVRVPYYGIYEVANGNLEVYNLVNGFFEKMSPNERGHYPIAHLGVELGLWHGNYQNQNFLWLRWWDLQGNLLLTGAERAELESLRAEQERQKAEQERQKAEQERQKAEQERQRAEQERQRAESAEQTLASTEQARRDSIPRLLAMGLSVEQVASALSLTVEEVRQISSE; this is encoded by the coding sequence ATGACTGAGATATCCACTCGAATCGAATTGCCTCCTCCTTTTCCCGACTACACGCAATTACCGGAGTCAGACGGTACTTTTGTGAAAAATTTTCAGGAGCATCCTCAAAGTATTATTCTGACAGATTCTTTAGGCCCGGTTTTGCAGCAGCTGCATCCTGATGGACAATATGCGATCGGACAAAACGGCGGCATTTATTGGCGAGAAACTGAGCCTCCAGAAAAAGGCGCAGAAGCGCCAGATTGGTTCTACGTACCGAATGTACCGCCTCTGGTAAATGGTGAGATTCGTCGTTCCTACGTGCTGTGGCGGGAATTCATGGCTCCATTAATTATTTTGGAGTTTGCTAGTGGGGATGGTACAGAAGAACGCGATCGCACATCTTTATCTTATTCTGGTAATGAAGTCACCAGACCGGGGAAGTTTTGGGTGTACGAACGCATCGTGCGAGTTCCCTACTACGGCATCTATGAAGTCGCCAACGGCAACTTAGAAGTCTACAACCTTGTGAACGGGTTTTTTGAGAAAATGTCTCCCAACGAACGGGGTCATTATCCGATCGCGCACTTAGGTGTAGAATTGGGACTGTGGCACGGAAACTATCAAAACCAAAACTTTCTCTGGTTGAGATGGTGGGATCTCCAAGGCAATTTGTTGCTGACTGGTGCTGAAAGAGCCGAACTCGAAAGTTTACGGGCTGAACAAGAGCGGCAAAAGGCCGAACAAGAGCGGCAAAAGGCTGAACAAGAGCGGCAAAAGGCCGAACAAGAGCGGCAAAGGGCCGAACAAGAGCGGCAAAGGGCCGAAAGTGCAGAACAGACACTCGCCTCTACCGAACAAGCACGAAGGGATTCTATCCCCCGGTTGTTGGCTATGGGGTTGAGTGTGGAGCAGGTAGCTTCAGCCCTTAGTTTGACTGTGGAAGAAGTTAGGCAGATTTCTTCAGAGTGA
- a CDS encoding cyanophycinase produces the protein MLQLEYQTLEPRKPQLTKSAIMVIGGAEDKIHGREILHTFFSRAGSENAQIAIVPSASREPAIIGERYRAIFTEMGAKRIELLDIRDRQQCEDPTINEYLEVCTGVFLTGGDQLRLCGLLADTALMEKLRLAVWQGKITLAGTSAGAAVMGHHMIAGGGSGECPNRSLVDMATGLAIIPEVIVDQHFHNRNRMARLMSAIAAHPDRLGIGIDEDTCALFERDGIIQVLGKGTVTIIDPGEITYTNHSQVGATDPIGICNMRLHILSYGDRYDMRQRQIIPVTING, from the coding sequence ATGCTGCAATTAGAATATCAAACCTTGGAACCCAGGAAACCCCAACTGACTAAAAGCGCAATCATGGTGATTGGCGGCGCAGAAGACAAAATTCACGGACGCGAGATCCTGCACACTTTCTTTAGTCGTGCTGGGTCAGAAAACGCCCAAATCGCCATAGTACCATCGGCTTCGAGAGAACCGGCGATCATTGGCGAACGATATCGCGCTATCTTCACGGAAATGGGTGCCAAAAGGATAGAGTTGTTAGATATTCGCGATCGCCAGCAGTGTGAAGACCCCACCATCAACGAGTATCTGGAAGTATGTACGGGCGTATTTCTGACGGGTGGCGACCAATTGCGGTTGTGTGGGTTGCTAGCAGATACAGCTTTGATGGAAAAATTACGCCTAGCCGTGTGGCAGGGTAAGATAACGCTAGCTGGCACCAGTGCTGGGGCGGCAGTGATGGGTCATCACATGATTGCCGGTGGGGGTAGCGGCGAATGTCCCAATCGTTCTTTAGTGGATATGGCGACAGGGCTGGCTATTATACCAGAGGTTATTGTAGATCAACACTTTCACAACCGCAATCGCATGGCTCGGCTGATGAGCGCGATCGCAGCTCATCCAGACCGGCTGGGCATCGGCATTGATGAAGATACCTGCGCCCTCTTTGAAAGAGATGGTATCATCCAGGTGTTGGGTAAAGGCACCGTTACGATTATCGATCCAGGAGAGATCACCTATACCAACCATAGCCAAGTGGGAGCCACCGATCCGATCGGTATTTGCAATATGCGCCTCCACATACTCAGTTACGGCGATCGCTATGATATGCGCCAGCGGCAAATCATTCCAGTTACCATCAATGGTTAG
- the trmD gene encoding tRNA (guanosine(37)-N1)-methyltransferase TrmD has protein sequence MRFDIVTLFPDFFTSGLSSGLLGKALAKQIAQVHLVNPRDFTTDKHHRVDDETYGGGVGMLMKPEPIFAAVESLPVLPRRDVILMTPQGQTLNQPLLRELATNYDQLVVICGHYEGVDERVLHLVTREVSLGDFVLTCGEIPALALINGTVRLLKGTVGKEESLKAESFEAGLLDYPQYTRPADFRGLKVPEVLLSGDHGKIEKWRQEQQIVRTRDRRPDLFGRWSESKGSQTEITSFGLKEQSSHINQEQNEDRSHN, from the coding sequence GTGCGATTTGACATTGTTACCCTGTTTCCAGATTTTTTCACCTCTGGGCTGAGTTCGGGGCTGCTAGGTAAAGCCCTCGCCAAACAGATTGCCCAAGTCCATCTAGTCAATCCCAGAGATTTTACCACGGATAAGCATCACCGGGTGGATGACGAAACTTACGGCGGCGGTGTCGGGATGCTGATGAAGCCAGAACCGATTTTTGCCGCTGTCGAGTCACTGCCAGTTTTACCTAGACGCGATGTTATTTTAATGACACCCCAAGGTCAAACACTGAATCAGCCGCTGTTGCGAGAATTGGCTACCAATTACGACCAACTGGTTGTGATCTGCGGACATTACGAGGGTGTCGATGAACGGGTGCTGCATTTGGTTACCCGCGAGGTGTCTTTGGGAGATTTTGTGCTGACTTGTGGGGAAATTCCGGCACTAGCCCTGATTAATGGTACAGTGCGGTTGTTAAAAGGAACAGTGGGTAAGGAAGAGTCTTTGAAAGCAGAGAGTTTTGAGGCTGGGTTGTTAGACTATCCCCAGTACACTCGTCCAGCTGACTTTCGGGGGCTGAAAGTCCCAGAAGTCTTGCTATCTGGCGATCATGGTAAGATTGAAAAGTGGCGTCAAGAGCAGCAGATCGTCAGAACGCGCGATCGCCGTCCCGATTTATTTGGAAGGTGGTCAGAAAGTAAAGGTTCTCAAACTGAGATTACCAGTTTTGGCCTCAAAGAACAATCATCTCACATAAATCAGGAGCAGAATGAAGATCGATCGCACAACTAG
- a CDS encoding Maf family protein — MVNPKSQIPNPKLVLASASPARRRLLQTAGIEAVVCPSDFDESQVDLSDPVELVQTLAQRKAETVASQFADALLLGCDSVLSLAGEIHGKPADASEAIARWQMMRGGVGDLYTGHALIDQKQGKTLVRCQVTRVYFANASDRQIEAYVASGEPLNCAGCFALEGKGSLFIEKIEGCHSNVIGLSMPLLREMLGELEYDVTNFWQSLD, encoded by the coding sequence ATGGTCAATCCAAAATCCCAAATCCCAAATCCAAAATTGGTATTAGCTTCTGCCTCGCCTGCCCGCCGTCGCCTGTTGCAAACTGCTGGGATCGAAGCAGTGGTCTGTCCAAGCGACTTTGATGAGTCCCAAGTCGATCTCAGCGATCCGGTAGAACTGGTTCAAACTTTAGCGCAGCGGAAGGCAGAAACTGTGGCATCTCAATTTGCCGATGCGTTATTGTTAGGTTGTGATTCGGTTTTGTCTCTAGCAGGCGAGATTCACGGCAAACCAGCTGACGCCTCGGAAGCGATCGCACGTTGGCAAATGATGCGCGGTGGAGTAGGCGACCTCTACACTGGTCATGCTTTAATTGACCAAAAACAAGGCAAAACCTTAGTGCGATGTCAGGTGACACGGGTTTACTTTGCCAATGCAAGCGATCGCCAAATTGAAGCTTACGTTGCCAGCGGCGAACCTTTGAACTGCGCTGGCTGCTTCGCCCTTGAAGGCAAAGGAAGTTTGTTCATTGAGAAAATCGAAGGCTGTCACTCCAACGTCATCGGTCTGAGTATGCCCCTACTGCGGGAGATGCTGGGCGAATTAGAGTACGATGTCACAAACTTCTGGCAGTCACTTGACTAA
- a CDS encoding PIN domain-containing protein: MILYVETNFPLSIAKGQDPEAERLLLNLPSSVNIAIPSICCLEAVSVLQEEQKYRKRFEQDLKIQINEAQRNLSSSYARSVAFHLEQALPQYMELAKEVKARLLQALDNLATKAELFPLTADMLRESLLPGLIQDGTDNLILHCILGHARSHPTQVKVFLSGNTRDFGTLVVQQALRDVGVEDYFSRTQDFLGWLRSQ; this comes from the coding sequence ATGATTCTGTACGTTGAAACTAACTTTCCGCTGAGTATTGCTAAAGGACAAGATCCCGAAGCAGAGAGGTTGTTGCTGAATCTACCCTCATCAGTAAATATAGCCATACCAAGCATTTGCTGCCTGGAAGCAGTCTCAGTGTTGCAGGAGGAGCAAAAGTACCGCAAACGTTTCGAGCAAGATCTAAAAATTCAGATCAACGAGGCGCAGCGAAATCTTTCCTCGTCCTACGCTCGCTCTGTCGCTTTCCACTTAGAACAAGCGCTCCCTCAATATATGGAGCTAGCAAAGGAGGTAAAAGCGCGTCTGCTTCAAGCTCTTGACAACTTGGCAACAAAAGCAGAGTTGTTTCCATTAACTGCCGATATGCTTCGGGAAAGTTTGCTGCCAGGTCTGATTCAAGACGGTACAGATAACTTGATTTTACACTGCATCTTGGGACACGCGCGATCGCACCCTACTCAAGTTAAAGTGTTTCTGAGCGGCAATACTAGAGATTTTGGTACATTGGTAGTTCAACAGGCTTTACGGGATGTTGGCGTGGAGGATTATTTCAGCCGCACGCAAGACTTCCTGGGTTGGTTACGATCGCAGTAA
- a CDS encoding ABC transporter substrate-binding protein, which produces MRIFDISIANWRRWLAVSLAAISAIALSSCNPNLLKSQAAQVPQLVTSTVGDPKTFNYALNQASPNVFGFIYEGLIGENGVTGAIEPALAETWQISEDKLRIIFTLREGLKWSDGEPLTADDVVFSYNDIYLNGKIPTDFRDVLKIGESGALPKVRKLDTRRVEFTIPEPFAPFLRTTGLAIMPAHSLRESVKTLDSEGKPKFISMWGVDTKPAKIVVNGPYRMASYQTNERVVFERNPYYWRKDAQGNPMPYIERFIWQIVENTDTALLQFRSGGLDMLGVSPLTFSLLKREEKRGDFTIYDGGPSSGTSFIAFNLNKGKKKDGTPLVNQIKSRWFNTVEFRQAVAYAIDRQTLIDNIFRGIGKTQNTPISVQSPYYLSPQEGLKVYDYNPEKAKQLLLGAGFKYNDRGQLLDANGNRVRFTLLSSSGSRTAEALGAQIKQDLSKIGIQVDLSLIDFGTLGEKLGNSFDWECYFGGFTGGVEPNDGANVWAPDGGLHVFNQKPQPNQSPIIGREVADWEAEIGRLYIEGAKELDEVKRKAIYAQTQRLSQEYLPLIYLVNPLSLAAVRNEIQGVKYSGLGGLLWNIQELKIEQK; this is translated from the coding sequence ATGAGAATTTTTGATATTAGTATTGCTAATTGGCGACGGTGGTTGGCGGTAAGCTTGGCAGCAATAAGCGCGATCGCACTTTCATCCTGTAACCCAAATCTACTTAAAAGTCAAGCAGCCCAAGTACCACAATTAGTTACCAGTACCGTGGGCGATCCAAAAACCTTCAACTACGCCCTCAACCAAGCATCACCAAATGTTTTTGGTTTCATTTACGAGGGGCTAATTGGTGAAAACGGCGTCACGGGAGCAATTGAGCCCGCTCTAGCCGAAACGTGGCAAATTTCTGAAGATAAGCTGCGGATTATTTTTACCCTGCGCGAGGGCCTGAAGTGGTCAGATGGTGAGCCGCTGACAGCAGACGACGTTGTTTTTAGCTACAACGACATCTACCTTAATGGAAAGATTCCTACCGATTTCAGAGACGTTCTTAAAATAGGAGAAAGTGGTGCCCTGCCAAAGGTGCGAAAGCTCGATACTCGTCGAGTTGAGTTTACTATACCAGAACCATTTGCCCCATTCTTACGCACCACCGGATTAGCAATTATGCCAGCTCATAGCTTGAGAGAATCCGTCAAAACTCTTGACTCAGAAGGCAAACCTAAGTTTATTTCGATGTGGGGTGTAGATACAAAGCCAGCAAAAATTGTTGTTAATGGCCCTTATCGCATGGCTAGTTACCAGACTAACGAGCGAGTTGTATTCGAGCGAAACCCCTACTATTGGCGCAAAGATGCACAAGGAAATCCCATGCCTTACATTGAACGTTTCATCTGGCAAATTGTGGAAAACACCGATACAGCATTATTGCAATTTCGCTCTGGGGGGCTGGATATGCTGGGCGTATCTCCCCTAACCTTTTCCTTGCTCAAACGTGAAGAAAAACGCGGTGATTTCACTATTTATGATGGCGGGCCTTCATCCGGCACGAGTTTTATTGCCTTCAATCTTAATAAAGGTAAGAAAAAGGACGGAACTCCACTTGTAAATCAAATCAAATCTCGTTGGTTTAATACGGTGGAATTTAGGCAGGCAGTTGCCTATGCGATCGATCGCCAAACCTTGATCGATAACATTTTTCGAGGCATAGGGAAAACGCAAAATACCCCTATTTCCGTGCAAAGCCCCTACTACCTTTCTCCCCAAGAAGGGTTAAAAGTTTATGATTACAATCCAGAAAAGGCAAAGCAATTATTATTAGGAGCCGGATTTAAATATAACGATCGAGGACAATTACTCGATGCTAACGGTAATCGAGTCCGCTTCACGCTGCTAAGCAGTAGTGGCAGTAGAACCGCTGAAGCACTAGGAGCCCAAATTAAGCAAGATTTGAGCAAAATCGGCATTCAAGTAGATTTGAGTTTGATTGACTTCGGTACGTTGGGAGAAAAACTGGGTAACAGCTTTGATTGGGAGTGTTATTTTGGAGGCTTTACTGGAGGAGTTGAGCCGAATGATGGCGCAAATGTCTGGGCTCCTGATGGGGGATTGCACGTCTTCAATCAAAAACCACAACCGAACCAATCCCCCATTATTGGTCGAGAGGTTGCTGATTGGGAAGCGGAAATTGGTCGTCTCTACATCGAAGGGGCAAAGGAATTAGACGAAGTAAAACGCAAAGCCATCTACGCTCAAACGCAACGCCTTAGTCAAGAGTATTTGCCTTTGATTTATTTAGTCAATCCGCTTTCTCTGGCTGCTGTACGCAATGAAATCCAAGGTGTGAAGTACTCCGGGCTTGGGGGATTGCTCTGGAACATTCAGGAACTCAAAATAGAACAGAAATAG